From a single Capsicum annuum cultivar UCD-10X-F1 chromosome 12, UCD10Xv1.1, whole genome shotgun sequence genomic region:
- the LOC107851372 gene encoding protein pleiotropic regulatory locus 1-like: protein MGYSEQSTNSCSVQRRMQNFKLPYGSGCGFPLVLSGHDDAVCSVLTRTTDPQVVTGSSDSTIKLWDLRYGKTMTTLTHHKKSVRAMVQHRKEDYFFGSASSDNVKKFNLPKGEFLQNMNSDIPQQKTIINAMAVNNEDVMATGGDNGSLWFCDWASGCNIQQPQTIAQPGSLDGEAGIYALCYDVTGSRLISCEADKTIKMKLRTTYEQS, encoded by the exons ATGGGATATTCGGAGCAAAGTACAAATTCATGTTCTGTCCAGAGGCGGATGCagaattttaaactt CCTTACGGTAGCGGGTGTGGGTTTCCACTGGTTCTGTCTGGACATGATGACGCTGTTTGTTCTGTTTTAACTCGAACAACGGACCCTCAGGTTGTAACGGGATCTTCTGACTCGACCATAAAGTTATGGGATCTTAGATATGGTAAGACAATGACAACGTTAACACATCATAAGAAATCCGTTCGAGCTATGGTTCAACATCGTAAGGAAGATTATTTTTTCGGGTCTGCGTCAAGTGACAACGTAAAGAAATTCAACCTTCCAAAAGGAGAATTTTTGCAGAATATGAATAGTGATATTCCACAACAGAAGACTATAATCAACGCCATGGCGGTTAATAATGAAGATGTAATGGCGACAGGAGGTGACAATGGGAGCTTGTGGTTTTGTGATTGGGCAAGTGGTTGCAACATACAACAACCTCAAACCATTGCTCAACCTGGATCTCTTGATGGCGAGGCCGGTATCTATGCTCTCTGCTATGATGTAACAGGCAGTAGGCTTATTAGTTGTGAAGCTGACAAGACCATCAAGATGAAGCTACGTACCACATATGAACAGAGTTAG